A region of Phytohabitans rumicis DNA encodes the following proteins:
- a CDS encoding NADP-dependent oxidoreductase: MAELPVPEPGPGQVRVRVAASVVHPVDLMIRAGRFPAPLPAGLPYVPGWDVAGRVDAVGPAIGDLRLDDDVIGFSPWVRTTVGAHAEYVVLEAAWLTAAPTGIPATEAATLPTNGLAAAQALDLLALPAGSSVLVTGAAGQVGGFTLALARIRGIRATGIAGADDREFVESQGATFVPRSDDPIPLAPGSFDAVVDPAVIGPSLLELVRDGGGYVAASPPLRPEPVRDIRTFALDVLPDGNRLGDLVKLVESGDIPLRVAGVYTFADAAAAHERLAQRGVRGAVVLVP; this comes from the coding sequence CGGAACTGCCCGTGCCCGAGCCCGGACCGGGACAGGTACGGGTGCGGGTCGCCGCGTCCGTCGTCCACCCGGTCGACCTCATGATTCGTGCCGGTCGGTTCCCGGCACCGCTGCCGGCCGGACTGCCGTACGTACCCGGCTGGGACGTGGCGGGCAGGGTCGACGCGGTGGGTCCGGCCATCGGAGACCTCCGGCTGGACGACGATGTCATCGGCTTCTCCCCCTGGGTGCGCACCACCGTCGGCGCCCACGCGGAGTACGTGGTCCTCGAGGCCGCCTGGCTGACCGCCGCGCCCACCGGCATTCCCGCCACCGAGGCCGCGACCCTGCCGACCAATGGCCTCGCCGCCGCCCAGGCACTCGACCTGCTCGCGCTCCCGGCGGGCTCATCCGTGCTGGTCACCGGCGCCGCGGGGCAGGTCGGCGGATTCACCCTCGCGCTGGCCCGGATCCGCGGTATCCGCGCCACCGGCATCGCCGGGGCCGACGACCGCGAGTTCGTCGAGTCACAGGGCGCGACGTTCGTGCCGCGCTCGGACGATCCGATCCCGCTAGCGCCGGGCAGTTTCGACGCAGTTGTCGACCCGGCGGTGATCGGCCCGTCACTGCTGGAACTGGTCAGGGACGGTGGCGGCTACGTGGCCGCCTCACCCCCGCTGCGCCCGGAGCCGGTGCGGGACATCCGAACGTTCGCACTGGACGTGCTACCGGACGGCAACCGGCTGGGCGACCTGGTGAAACTCGTGGAAAGCGGCGACATACCGCTGCGGGTCGCCGGGGTGTACACCTTCGCCGACGCGGCGGCGGCCCACGAGCGGCTGGCCCAACGCGGCGTACGGGGCGCAGTGGTACTCGTTCCTTGA